From Corvus cornix cornix isolate S_Up_H32 chromosome 15, ASM73873v5, whole genome shotgun sequence, one genomic window encodes:
- the LIMK2 gene encoding LIM domain kinase 2 isoform X2 — translation MGSYLSAPAYFAPKDPFRCSECQDPLTNWYYEKDGKLYCHKDYWGKFGESCHGCSLLMTGPVMVAGEYKYHPECFACMSCKVIIEDGDTYALVQHSTLYCGKCHNQIVLTPMIEKHSTESLREQLPYTLTLISMPAATDGKRGFSVSVEGGCSSYATGVQVKEVNRMHISPDVRNAIHPADRILEINGAPIRTLQVEEVEELIRKTSQTLQLLIEHDPVSQRLDRLRLDSRLPTHIKTPISPRSLSPLDIKENLEGTLRRRSLRRSNSISKSPGPSSPKEPLLLSRDISRSESLRSSSSCSQQIFRPCDLIHGEVLGKGFFGQAIKVTHKATGKVMVMKELIRCDEETQKTFLTEVKVMRSLDHPNVLKFIGVLYKDKKLNLLTEYIEGGTLKDFLRNADPFPWQQKVSFAKGIASGMAYLHSMCIIHRDLNSHNCLIKLDKTVVVADFGLSRLIVEERKKPTLEKPSAKKRMLRKSDRKKRYTVVGNPYWMAPEMLNGQSYDEMVDIFSFGIVLCEIIGQVYADPDCLPRTLDFGLNVKLFWEKFVPPDCPPAFFPLAAICCRLEPESRPPFSKLEDSFEALSLYLGELAIPLPSELEELDHNVSVQYGLNRDKLPENTT, via the exons ATGGGAAGTTACTTGTCTGCTCCAGCTTACTTCGCTCCCAAGGATCCTTTTCG GTGCTCTGAATGCCAGGATCCCCTCACTAACTGGTACTATGAGAAAGATGGGAAGCTGTACTGTCACAAAGACTACTGGGGGAAGTTTGGGGAATCTTGCCatggctgctctctgctgatGACTGGACCTGTGATG GTGGCTGGCGAATACAAGTATCACCCCGAGTGCTTTGCTTGTATGAGCTGCAAAGTGATCATCGAAGATGGGGACACTTATGCACTGGTGCAACATTCCACTCTCTACTG TGGAAAATGCCATAACCAGATTGTGCTGACACCGATGATAGAAAAACACTCCACTGAGTCTCTGCGTGAGCAGCTGCCCTATACACTGACCCTCATCTCCATGCCAGCAGCCACGGATGGCAAGAGGGGGTTCTCTGTGTCTGTTGAAGGTGGCTGCTCCAGCTATGCCACTGGTGTCCAGGTGAAAGA AGTTAACAGGATGCACATCAGCCCAGATGTCCGAAATGCCATCCACCCTGCAGATCGTATCCTGGAGATCAATGGAGCTCCTATTCGCACGTTACAGGTGGAGGAG GTGGAGGAATTGATTCGCAAGACAAGCCAGACCCTTCAGCTGCTGATAGAGCATGACCCTGTCTCACAGCGCTTGGACAGGCTTCGTTTGGACTCCCGTCTTCCCACCCACATAAAGACACCCATCTCCCCACGCTCCCTCTCTCCACTGGACATCAAGGAGAACCTGGAAGGAACACTCCGACGGCGCTCCCTCAG GCGAAGTAACAGCATTTCTAAGTCTCCCGGCCCCAGCTCTCCAAAGGAACCGCTCCTTCTGAGCCGTGACATCAGTCGTTCTGAATCCCTGCgctcctcttccagctgctcccagcaaatCTTCCGGCCCTGTGACCTGATTCATGGAGAAGTTCtaggaaaaggattttttggaCAAGCGATCAAG GTGACTCACAAAGCAACAGGAAAGGTGATGGTGATGAAGGAGCTGATTCGCTGTGATGAGGAAACACAGAAGACTTTCTTGACAGAG GTGAAAGTGATGCGCAGCCTGGACCACCCCAATGTGCTGAAGTTCATTGGTGTGTTGTACAAGGACAAGAAGCTGAATCTCCTCACCGAGTACATTGAGGGGGGCACGCTGAAGGACTTCCTCCGCAATGCA GACCcatttccctggcagcagaaggTCAGCTTTGCCAAAGGAATTGCCTCTGGAATG GCTTACTTGCACTCCATGTGCATCATTCACAGAGACCTGAATTCACACAATTGCCTGATCAAGTTG GATAAGACAGTGGTGGTGGCTGACTTCGGTCTGTCTCGGCTGATtgtggaagaaaggaaaaagcccaCTTTAGAGAAGCCATCTGCCAAGAAACGAATGCTCCGCAAGAGTGACAGGAAAAAGCGCTACACGGTGGTTGGGAACCCATACTGGATGGCCCCAGAGATGCTGAATG GACAGAGCTACGATGAGATGGTGgacattttttcatttgggATTGTTCTCTGTGAG ATCATAGGCCAGGTTTATGCCGACCCAGACTGTCTCCCACGCACACTGGATTTTGGCCTTAATGTCAAGCTGTTCTGGGAGAAGTTTGTTCCTCCTGATTGTCCTCCAGCCTTTTTCCCTCTGGCTGCTATTTGCTGCAGACTGGAACCGGAGAGCAG